From Salvelinus sp. IW2-2015 unplaced genomic scaffold, ASM291031v2 Un_scaffold3530, whole genome shotgun sequence, one genomic window encodes:
- the LOC112076038 gene encoding translocon-associated protein subunit gamma: MAPKGSSKQQSEEDLLLQDFSRNLSAKSTALFYGNALIVSAIPIWLFWRIWHMDLVQSAVLYGVMTLVSTYLVAFAYKNVKFVLKHKVAQKREDAVSKEVTRKLSEADNRKMSRKEKDERILWKKNEVADYEATTFSIFYNNTLFLVLVIIASFFLLKNFNPTVNYMLSISASSGLIALLSTGSK; the protein is encoded by the exons ATGGCACCCAAAGGTAGCAGCAAACAGCAATCTGAGGAAGACCTACTCCTCCAGGACTTCAGCCGAAACCTGTCTGCAAAGTCCACTGCGCTTTTCTACGGAAATGCGCTAATCGTGTCCGCCATTCCAATTT GGCTGTTCTGGAGAATCTGGCACATGGACCTGGTCCAGTCAGCGGTCCTGTATGGAGTCATGACACTGGTCAGCACCTACCTGGTGGCCTTCGCCTATAAGAATGTCAAGTTTGTCCTCAAACACAA AGTTGCCCAGAAGCGAGAGGATGCCGTCTCCAAGGAGGTGACCAGGAAACTATCTGAGGCTGACAATCGCAAGATGTCTCGtaaagagaaggatgagag GATCCTGTGGAAGAAGAACGAGGTAGCTGACTATGAGGCCACCACCTTCTCTATCTTCTATAACAACACTCTGTTCCTGGTCCTCGTCATCATCGCCTCCTTCTTCCTGCTGAAGAACTTCAACCCCACCGT TAACTACATGCTGTCCATCAGTGCCTCATCTGGCCTCATCGCCCTGCTMTCCACTGGATCCAAGTAA